A single genomic interval of Ruminococcus sp. NK3A76 harbors:
- a CDS encoding DNA polymerase III subunit alpha, whose product MKDFVHLHLHTEYSLLDGACRIGELISHVKNIGQKAVAMTDHGNMFGAIEFYDECKAQGIKPIIGCEVYVAPGSRFEKDTRYGRKYYHLVLLCENMTGYKNLIKLVSLGYMEGFYVRPRIDLELLQKYHEGLICLSACMAGEISVLLSENRYDKAVETAKLYESIFGKGNYYIEIQNQDFIEQKRLFPQLIRLSKQTGIPLVATNDCHYIKREDSEYQQILMCISTGSTIKDTDKMSMPTDQFYVKNTDEMYDAFPGFEEALENTVKIADRCNVEFEYGVTKLPYFKLDGVDDNEKFLRDMCSEGLYKRYKEPTPQAKERMEYELSVISQMGYVNYYLIVWDFIHFAKKNGIPVGCGRGSGAGSLCAYLIGITDIDPLKYELLFERFLNPERVSMPDFDVDFCIEGRQRVIDYVIRRYGEEHVSQIITFGTLQAKQAVRDCARAMGHTVALGDMIAKTVPRTIELAEAVESVEPVKKLYHSNADAHEIIDMAIRIEGLPRNASTHAAGVLITKDPVVSYVPLYARDGQVLAQYTMTALERLGLLKIDFLGLRNLTIIKHCCEEIRKTEPGFDISSIPLDDKSVYQMLSKGRTLGVFQFESPGMTANLMKLRPERLEDMIAMNALFRPGPMDSIPTYIRNRHNPSLVTYKHEKLKPILEITYGCIVYQEQVMQIFRSLAGYSYGRADIVRRAMAKKKKSVLENERKAFIYGDAECSGCIANGVDEKTASEIFDEMSSFASYAFNKSHAAAYSTIAYQTAYLKCHYFSSYMAALMTSVIGDSADKLYSYIEECKNNGVSVLPVDINKSFSTFTAEGSSIRFAMLAVKGVGEGAIEHIVNERESNGLYTSFQDFCKRNICFEVNSRAIESLIKCGAFDSLGNNRHELLDSYISVLDSVVEQSRSVIDGQLDFFALCGEKTADIISIPSKPEYTAPELLELEYQSLGMYISGHPIDKYLPFASAAGLTGLSVVSQIDEEGDERRDGEWINVMGIVSNRRLLKTKKGDRMAFVTIEDKKAGCELIFFPDTFSLYENLTLVGSMIYVTGKLNVRSDEGAKIIVSTCETAEKYVNSLKGIRLFIRLRSSEKEKMQLIKEAASEFCVQSGGNPLVIYFDDLKKMTNIKGIPAIELDYSSLSKLISIAGEGNVLFEKKKGGR is encoded by the coding sequence ATGAAGGATTTTGTTCACCTGCATCTTCATACTGAATACTCGCTTCTCGACGGCGCCTGCCGTATCGGGGAGCTTATTTCTCATGTCAAGAATATCGGTCAGAAAGCTGTTGCCATGACCGACCACGGGAATATGTTCGGCGCTATAGAGTTTTATGATGAATGCAAGGCGCAGGGTATAAAGCCCATAATCGGCTGCGAAGTCTATGTGGCACCCGGCTCACGCTTTGAAAAAGATACCAGATATGGCAGGAAATACTATCACCTTGTTTTGCTCTGTGAAAACATGACAGGCTATAAGAATCTTATCAAGCTCGTGTCTCTTGGCTATATGGAAGGCTTTTATGTCAGGCCACGAATAGATTTAGAATTGCTCCAAAAGTATCACGAGGGGCTTATCTGCCTTTCTGCCTGTATGGCAGGTGAGATATCTGTGCTTCTTTCCGAAAACCGATATGATAAAGCCGTTGAGACTGCAAAGCTGTATGAGAGCATTTTCGGAAAAGGTAATTACTATATTGAGATACAGAATCAGGATTTTATCGAACAAAAAAGGCTTTTCCCTCAGCTTATAAGGCTTTCAAAGCAGACCGGCATACCTCTTGTTGCCACCAACGACTGCCATTATATCAAGCGTGAGGACAGCGAGTATCAGCAGATTCTCATGTGTATATCCACCGGCTCGACTATCAAAGACACCGATAAAATGTCTATGCCGACCGACCAGTTCTATGTCAAAAACACAGATGAGATGTACGATGCTTTTCCGGGCTTCGAGGAAGCTCTCGAAAACACTGTAAAGATCGCCGACCGCTGTAATGTGGAGTTTGAATACGGCGTTACAAAGCTGCCCTATTTCAAGCTCGATGGTGTTGACGATAATGAAAAATTCCTGCGTGATATGTGCAGCGAAGGCTTGTATAAGCGCTATAAAGAGCCTACACCACAGGCAAAGGAACGTATGGAGTATGAGCTTTCGGTCATTTCACAGATGGGGTATGTGAATTATTACCTTATAGTCTGGGATTTTATACACTTTGCTAAGAAAAACGGTATTCCCGTTGGCTGCGGCCGTGGCTCGGGCGCAGGAAGCCTATGCGCTTATCTTATCGGCATAACTGATATCGACCCGCTTAAATATGAGCTCCTTTTTGAGAGGTTTTTAAACCCTGAACGTGTGTCTATGCCTGACTTTGATGTTGATTTCTGTATCGAAGGCAGACAGCGTGTCATTGACTATGTTATCAGACGTTACGGCGAGGAGCACGTCAGCCAGATAATCACTTTCGGCACTTTGCAGGCAAAGCAGGCTGTCCGTGACTGTGCAAGGGCTATGGGGCATACTGTTGCTTTAGGTGATATGATAGCAAAGACTGTGCCAAGAACAATAGAGCTTGCAGAGGCAGTAGAGAGTGTAGAGCCTGTAAAGAAACTATATCATTCAAACGCTGATGCTCATGAAATAATTGATATGGCTATTCGTATCGAGGGCTTGCCGAGAAACGCATCGACTCACGCTGCCGGTGTGCTTATCACAAAAGACCCTGTAGTTAGCTATGTTCCGCTATATGCAAGAGACGGGCAGGTGCTTGCGCAATACACAATGACTGCACTTGAACGCCTTGGCCTATTGAAAATTGATTTTCTTGGCCTAAGAAACCTTACTATTATCAAGCATTGCTGCGAAGAGATAAGAAAGACAGAGCCCGGATTTGATATTTCAAGTATCCCTCTTGACGATAAGAGCGTATATCAAATGCTCTCAAAAGGCCGTACTCTCGGCGTTTTCCAGTTTGAGAGCCCCGGAATGACTGCAAATCTTATGAAACTGCGTCCTGAGCGTCTTGAAGATATGATAGCAATGAACGCACTGTTCCGTCCGGGTCCAATGGATTCTATACCGACATATATCAGAAACCGCCATAATCCTTCACTCGTGACATATAAGCACGAAAAGCTAAAGCCTATCTTAGAGATAACCTATGGGTGCATAGTTTATCAGGAGCAGGTCATGCAGATATTCCGAAGTCTTGCAGGGTATTCATACGGCCGTGCTGATATCGTCAGACGTGCTATGGCAAAAAAGAAAAAGTCAGTCCTTGAAAACGAAAGAAAAGCGTTCATCTACGGTGACGCTGAATGCTCCGGCTGTATTGCTAACGGAGTAGATGAAAAAACTGCAAGTGAAATCTTCGATGAGATGTCGTCGTTTGCATCATATGCTTTCAATAAATCCCACGCTGCGGCTTATTCGACTATCGCATATCAGACTGCTTATCTTAAGTGCCACTATTTCTCGTCATATATGGCTGCTCTGATGACATCGGTCATAGGAGACAGCGCTGACAAGCTCTACTCATATATTGAAGAATGCAAAAACAACGGCGTTTCAGTTCTTCCTGTAGATATCAACAAGAGCTTTTCCACATTTACGGCCGAGGGCAGCAGTATCCGCTTTGCGATGCTTGCTGTCAAGGGAGTAGGAGAGGGCGCTATCGAGCATATCGTAAATGAGCGTGAGAGTAACGGCCTGTACACATCTTTTCAGGATTTCTGTAAGCGTAATATATGCTTTGAAGTCAATTCCCGTGCTATAGAGAGTCTTATCAAATGCGGCGCCTTTGATTCTCTTGGCAATAACAGACATGAACTGCTTGATTCATACATTTCTGTTCTTGACAGCGTTGTTGAGCAAAGCAGGAGTGTTATCGACGGTCAGCTTGATTTCTTTGCGCTCTGCGGTGAAAAGACGGCAGATATTATAAGTATCCCTTCAAAGCCCGAATATACAGCACCCGAACTGCTGGAGCTTGAATATCAGTCGCTTGGTATGTATATATCAGGTCACCCAATTGATAAGTATCTTCCCTTTGCAAGTGCAGCCGGGCTTACAGGCCTTTCTGTAGTTTCTCAGATAGACGAGGAAGGTGACGAGCGTCGTGACGGCGAATGGATAAACGTTATGGGAATAGTATCAAACAGGCGGCTATTAAAGACTAAAAAAGGCGACAGAATGGCCTTTGTCACAATTGAAGACAAAAAGGCCGGCTGTGAGCTTATATTCTTTCCCGATACGTTCAGCTTGTATGAAAACCTGACACTTGTCGGCAGCATGATATATGTTACCGGAAAGCTGAATGTCAGAAGCGATGAGGGTGCAAAGATAATCGTCAGCACTTGTGAGACAGCCGAAAAATACGTAAACAGCCTTAAAGGAATAAGACTTTTTATCAGACTCAGGTCTTCTGAAAAAGAAAAAATGCAGCTAATAAAAGAAGCTGCATCTGAATTCTGTGTTCAGTCGGGCGGAAACCCTCTTGTTATCTATTTTGATGACCTGAAAAAGATGACGAACATAAAGGGAATCCCTGCTATAGAGCTTGATTATTCATCACTTTCAAAGCTCATAAGCATTGCCGGAGAAGGCAATGTGTTATTTGAAAAAAAGAAAGGGGGCAGATGA